In a genomic window of Vigna angularis cultivar LongXiaoDou No.4 chromosome 6, ASM1680809v1, whole genome shotgun sequence:
- the LOC108343269 gene encoding transcription factor SAC51-like: MVKAHWSWPYPQHVAWPSPYFNSPCTSAEPSSLVRSTYMNSSTCIFPAVSIFPGFTAPAIPDLKSEQTKEVQGFLQHPSLEPCLNGTHTGEAMQNASLQKKLLVFDHSGSKTRLLYSPVFPFVQSPIVTATQFTQVYDVNEEARATNIGLKHWPVYTSPEETGKDRVDNEESEMHEDTEEINALLYSDDFYDDDDGDDDEVTSTGHSPLVTEKTCVIQEQFVDMKEEVVSTDWPNKRQKLIDGGFNRLPPLVESASSERLDKMCEYASDVESNCSSSGGVYATRKTKDNSTAVDIQLKKDKIRKLVRVLENFIPGAKGKHPLLVIDGTIEYLESLMSQTGTLKYN, from the coding sequence ATGGTTAAGGCTCATTGGTCTTGGCCTTACCCACAGCACGTGGCTTGGCCATCACCTTACTTTAATAGCCCTTGCACCTCAGCAGAGCCCAGTTCGCTGGTTCGTTCAACATACATGAACTCTAGCACTTGCATCTTTCCTGCTGTCAGCATATTTCCCGGGTTCACAGCTCCTGCTATCCCAGATTTGAAGAGTGAGCAGACCAAGGAAGTGCAAGGATTCCTTCAGCATCCCAGTTTGGAACCATGTTTGAACGGAACACATACTGGAGAGGCTATGCAAAATGCATCTTTGCAGAAGAAGTTGCTTGTGTTTGACCACTCTGGTAGTAAGACAAGGTTGCTTTATAGTCCTGTCTTCCCTTTTGTCCAGAGTCCAATTGTTACCGCTACCCAATTTACTCAAGTTTATGATGTAAACGAAGAAGCACGGGCAACTAATATAGGTCTAAAGCATTGGCCCGTGTACACTTCTCCAGAAGAGACTGGTAAGGATCGTGTAGATAATGAAGAAAGTGAAATGCATGAAGACACAGAAGAAATCAATGCATTGCTTTATTCTGATGAtttttatgatgatgatgatggtgatgatgatgaggtAACTAGCACAGGTCATTCTCCGTTGGTTACTGAAAAAACTTGTGTGATTCAAGAACAGTTTGTGGATATGAAGGAGGAAGTTGTTAGCACTGATTGGCCAAACAAAAGGCAGAAGTTAATTGATGGTGGATTCAATAGATTACCACCACTTGTGGAGAGTGCTAGTTCCGAAAGGCTAGATAAAATGTGTGAGTATGCCAGTGATGTTGAATCAAACTGTTCTAGTAGTGGTGGGGTGTATGCTACAAGGAAAACTAAAGATAACTCAACAGCTGTTGATATTCAATTGAAAAAGGATAAAATCCGTAAACTGGTGAGAGTTCTTGAGAACTTTATTCCAGGAGCAAAAGGAAAGCACCCCCTATTAGTCATCGATGGTACCATTGAGTACTTGGAATCTCTGATGTCCCAAACTGGTACACTGAAATATAACTAA
- the LOC108340970 gene encoding root phototropism protein 3 isoform X2 yields MGVDFSLQVTMVSRLKDLYKEATLGHRQKIRLEVLLMYVATDIPSDFLVQIEEASFHLHKYPLVSRSGKLSRIVYETHDPDLNKIVMDDIPGGAEAFELAAKFCYGVAVDLTAGNISGLRCAAEYLEMSEDLEEGNLIFKAEAFLSYVVLSSWRDSIVVLKSCEKLSPWAENLQIVRRCSESIAWKACANPKGIRWSYTGRQAKSSSPTWNDMKESSPSRNQQVPPDWWFEDASILRIDHFVRVITAIKVKGMRFELVGAAIMHYATKWLPGLISDTSIPGDEASNCSVSNSSSSGGSNWKGGLHMVVTGTKDDSSSVQAKEQRMIVESLVSIIPPQKDSVSCSFLLRLLRMAIMLKVAPALVTELEKRVGMQFEQATLADLLIPSYSKGETMYDVDLVQRLLEHFIVQEQTESSSPSRQSFSDKQHMGMGCILNAKARVARLVDSYLTEVSRDRNLSLTKFQVLAEALPESARTCDDGLYRAIDSYLKAHPTLSEHERKRLCRVMDCQKLSIDACLHAAQNERLPLRVVVQVLFAEQVKISNALATSSVKDVESESHAMVTNRKTLLEGTPQSFQEGWTAAKKDINTLKFELESVKVKYMELQNDMESLQKQFDKMLKQKHTSAWSSGWKKLSKLGRTTNVVENQDDSPKIPDSIEHNRKTARRWRRNSIS; encoded by the exons ATGGGGGTGGACTTCTCACTTCAAGTAACCATGGTGTCAAGACTGAAGGATTTGTACAAAGAGGCAACTCTTG GACACAGACAGAAAATAAGATTGGAAGTTCTGCTAAT GTATGTTGCGACTGATATTCCAAGTGACTTTCTAGTTCAAATTGAAGAAGCTAGCTTCCACTTGCACAAG TATCCCTTGGTATCTCGGAGTGGAAAGCTGAGTAGAATCGTATATGAAACGCACGATccagatttgaataaaatagtTATGGATGATATCCCTGGTGGGGCAGAGGCTTTTGAGCTTGCGGCCAAATTCTGCTACGGAGTCGCTGTTGATTTAACAGCAGGCAACATCTCAGGGCTAAGATGTGCTGCAGAGTACCTAGAAATGAGTGAGGACTTGGAAGAAGGGAATCTTATATTCAAGGCAGAAGCGTTCCTGAGTTATGTTGTTTTGTCTTCATGGAGAGACTCCATAGTAGTGTTGAAAAGCTGTGAGAAGCTGTCACCATGGGCAGAGAACCTTCAAATTGTTCGCAGATGCAGCGAGTCCATTGCTTGGAAAGCTTGTGCTAATCCCAAAGGGATAAGGTGGTCCTACACCGGAAGACAAGCGAAAAGTTCAAGCCCAACATGGAATGACATGAAGGAATCTAGCCCAAGCAGGAACCAGCAGGTTCCTCCTGATTGGTGGTTTGAAGATGCCTCAATCCTTAGGATTGACCACTTTGTCAGAGTCATCACTGCCATTAAGGTAAAGGGCATGAGATTTGAATTGGTTGGTGCTGCAATAATGCATTACGCAACTAAGTGGCTACCAGGATTGATCAGTGACACATCAATCCCAGGTGATGAAGCAAGCAACTGCAGTGTGAGTAACAGCAGCAGTAGTGGTGGCAGTAATTGGAAAGGGGGACTTCATATGGTTGTGACTGGAACAAAAGATGACAGTTCAAGTGTTCAAGCTAAAGAACAAAGGATGATAGTAGAGAGCCTGGTCAGCATTATTCCACCTCAGAAGGACAGTGTCTCGTGCAGTTTTCTTCTTAGGCTCCTGAGAATGGCAATCATGTTAAAGGTTGCACCTGCACTGGTTACTGAATTAGAGAAAAGGGTTGGAATGCAGTTTGAACAGGCTACACTGGCTGATCTTCTAATTCCTTCTTATAGTAAAGGAGAAACTATGTATGACGTTGATCTTGTTCAGAGGCTGCTAGAACATTTCATTGTTCAGGAACAGACTGAAAGTTCTAGCCCCAGCAGACAGTCATTTTCTGATAAACAACATATGGGAATGGGATGCATCCTAAATGCTAAGGCAAGAGTGGCAAGGCTTGTTGACAGTTATCTCACAGAGGTGTCCAGAGATAGGAACCTTTCCCTGACCAAGTTTCAGGTTCTTGCAGAAGCTTTGCCTGAGTCAGCTAGGACATGTGATGATGGACTTTACAGAGCAATTGATTCATATCTCAag GCACACCCGACACTTTCTGAGCATGAGAGGAAGCGACTCTGTCGTGTGATGGACTGTCAGAAACTCTCCATTGATGCATGTCTGCATGCTGCTCAAAATGAAAGGCTTCCATTAAGGGTTGTAGTGCAAGTTCTATTTGCGGAACAGGTCAAGATAAGCAATGCACTGGCCACGAGTTCTGTGAAAGATGTTGAATCTGAGAGCCATGCAATGGTAACAAACCGGAAAACACTTCTAGAAGGGACACCACAATCATTCCAAGAAGGATGGACGGCTGCTAAAAAGGACATCAACACACTGAAGTTTGAGCTTGAGAGTGTGAAAGTCAAGTACATGGAGCTTCAAAATGATATGGAAAGTCTGCAGAAACAATTTGATAAGATGCTAAAGCAGAAGCACACTTCTGCATGGAGCAGTGGGTGGAAGAAACTCAGCAAACTTGGAAGGACGACAAATGTGGTAGAAAATCAGGATGATTCTCCTAAGATTCCAGATTCTATAGAACACAACAGAAAGACTGCTAGAAGGTGGAGGAGAAACTCAATATCCTGA
- the LOC108340970 gene encoding root phototropism protein 3 isoform X1: MWESESESAAGHKYGGGLLTSSNHGVKTEGFVQRGNSWYVATDIPSDFLVQIEEASFHLHKYPLVSRSGKLSRIVYETHDPDLNKIVMDDIPGGAEAFELAAKFCYGVAVDLTAGNISGLRCAAEYLEMSEDLEEGNLIFKAEAFLSYVVLSSWRDSIVVLKSCEKLSPWAENLQIVRRCSESIAWKACANPKGIRWSYTGRQAKSSSPTWNDMKESSPSRNQQVPPDWWFEDASILRIDHFVRVITAIKVKGMRFELVGAAIMHYATKWLPGLISDTSIPGDEASNCSVSNSSSSGGSNWKGGLHMVVTGTKDDSSSVQAKEQRMIVESLVSIIPPQKDSVSCSFLLRLLRMAIMLKVAPALVTELEKRVGMQFEQATLADLLIPSYSKGETMYDVDLVQRLLEHFIVQEQTESSSPSRQSFSDKQHMGMGCILNAKARVARLVDSYLTEVSRDRNLSLTKFQVLAEALPESARTCDDGLYRAIDSYLKAHPTLSEHERKRLCRVMDCQKLSIDACLHAAQNERLPLRVVVQVLFAEQVKISNALATSSVKDVESESHAMVTNRKTLLEGTPQSFQEGWTAAKKDINTLKFELESVKVKYMELQNDMESLQKQFDKMLKQKHTSAWSSGWKKLSKLGRTTNVVENQDDSPKIPDSIEHNRKTARRWRRNSIS, encoded by the exons ATGTGGGAATCCGAGAGTGAGTCAGCGGCAGGACACAAATATGGGGGTGGACTTCTCACTTCAAGTAACCATGGTGTCAAGACTGAAGGATTTGTACAAAGAGGCAACTCTTG GTATGTTGCGACTGATATTCCAAGTGACTTTCTAGTTCAAATTGAAGAAGCTAGCTTCCACTTGCACAAG TATCCCTTGGTATCTCGGAGTGGAAAGCTGAGTAGAATCGTATATGAAACGCACGATccagatttgaataaaatagtTATGGATGATATCCCTGGTGGGGCAGAGGCTTTTGAGCTTGCGGCCAAATTCTGCTACGGAGTCGCTGTTGATTTAACAGCAGGCAACATCTCAGGGCTAAGATGTGCTGCAGAGTACCTAGAAATGAGTGAGGACTTGGAAGAAGGGAATCTTATATTCAAGGCAGAAGCGTTCCTGAGTTATGTTGTTTTGTCTTCATGGAGAGACTCCATAGTAGTGTTGAAAAGCTGTGAGAAGCTGTCACCATGGGCAGAGAACCTTCAAATTGTTCGCAGATGCAGCGAGTCCATTGCTTGGAAAGCTTGTGCTAATCCCAAAGGGATAAGGTGGTCCTACACCGGAAGACAAGCGAAAAGTTCAAGCCCAACATGGAATGACATGAAGGAATCTAGCCCAAGCAGGAACCAGCAGGTTCCTCCTGATTGGTGGTTTGAAGATGCCTCAATCCTTAGGATTGACCACTTTGTCAGAGTCATCACTGCCATTAAGGTAAAGGGCATGAGATTTGAATTGGTTGGTGCTGCAATAATGCATTACGCAACTAAGTGGCTACCAGGATTGATCAGTGACACATCAATCCCAGGTGATGAAGCAAGCAACTGCAGTGTGAGTAACAGCAGCAGTAGTGGTGGCAGTAATTGGAAAGGGGGACTTCATATGGTTGTGACTGGAACAAAAGATGACAGTTCAAGTGTTCAAGCTAAAGAACAAAGGATGATAGTAGAGAGCCTGGTCAGCATTATTCCACCTCAGAAGGACAGTGTCTCGTGCAGTTTTCTTCTTAGGCTCCTGAGAATGGCAATCATGTTAAAGGTTGCACCTGCACTGGTTACTGAATTAGAGAAAAGGGTTGGAATGCAGTTTGAACAGGCTACACTGGCTGATCTTCTAATTCCTTCTTATAGTAAAGGAGAAACTATGTATGACGTTGATCTTGTTCAGAGGCTGCTAGAACATTTCATTGTTCAGGAACAGACTGAAAGTTCTAGCCCCAGCAGACAGTCATTTTCTGATAAACAACATATGGGAATGGGATGCATCCTAAATGCTAAGGCAAGAGTGGCAAGGCTTGTTGACAGTTATCTCACAGAGGTGTCCAGAGATAGGAACCTTTCCCTGACCAAGTTTCAGGTTCTTGCAGAAGCTTTGCCTGAGTCAGCTAGGACATGTGATGATGGACTTTACAGAGCAATTGATTCATATCTCAag GCACACCCGACACTTTCTGAGCATGAGAGGAAGCGACTCTGTCGTGTGATGGACTGTCAGAAACTCTCCATTGATGCATGTCTGCATGCTGCTCAAAATGAAAGGCTTCCATTAAGGGTTGTAGTGCAAGTTCTATTTGCGGAACAGGTCAAGATAAGCAATGCACTGGCCACGAGTTCTGTGAAAGATGTTGAATCTGAGAGCCATGCAATGGTAACAAACCGGAAAACACTTCTAGAAGGGACACCACAATCATTCCAAGAAGGATGGACGGCTGCTAAAAAGGACATCAACACACTGAAGTTTGAGCTTGAGAGTGTGAAAGTCAAGTACATGGAGCTTCAAAATGATATGGAAAGTCTGCAGAAACAATTTGATAAGATGCTAAAGCAGAAGCACACTTCTGCATGGAGCAGTGGGTGGAAGAAACTCAGCAAACTTGGAAGGACGACAAATGTGGTAGAAAATCAGGATGATTCTCCTAAGATTCCAGATTCTATAGAACACAACAGAAAGACTGCTAGAAGGTGGAGGAGAAACTCAATATCCTGA